Within the Pelagovum pacificum genome, the region CACCGACTTCGTGGTGCTGATCGCGTTCATCATCTTCATCGCGATCCTGATCTACTTCAACGTGCCGAGCATGGTGACCAAGATGCTCGACCAGCGTGCCGAAAACATCGGCAAGGAGCTGGACGAGGCGAAGGCCCTTCGCGAAGAAGCGCAAAGCCTGCTGGCCTCCTACGAGCGCAAGCAGAAGGAAGTTCAGGAGCAGGCCGACCGCATCGTCGAGAACGCCCGTGCCGAGGCGACCCGCGCTGCCGATCAGGCGAAAGAGGACATCCGTGCCTCCGTCGCCCGCCGGCTCGCCGCCGCCGAGGACCAGATCGCCAGCGCCCAGGCTTCCGCCGTGAAGGAAGTGCGGGACGAGGCCGTGACGGTCGCCATCGGTGCCGCCCGCGAAGTCATCGCCAAGCAGATGACCGCGAGCGACGCGAACAAGCTCATCGACAAGGGCATCGCGGACGCCGGCAGCAAGCTGCACTGACGCGAACCGCCAGTCACGGATTGACGGCGCGAGGGGAGATCCTTCGCGCCGTTTTTCGTTTCCGGGTCAGGACCGGCCGGCCTCGTGTTCGTATCGCTTGCGGGCGATCTCTTCGTTCCGCTCCGCCTTCTGCTGGTCGCGCAACGCCTGCTCGACGAAGCCGAGGTGGGCCTCCACCGCGCGGCGGGCGCCTTCCGGATCGCGGGCCTGCAACGCGTCGTTGATCGCCCGGTGCTGGTCGAGCAGCTGGTCCCGAGTCGTGCGCTGCCGGAACATGATCGAGCGGTTGTAGAACACGCCTTCCCGCAGCAACTGGTACATCGAGCGCATCATGTGCAGCATGACGACGTTGTGGCTCGCCTCGATGATCGACAGGTGAAAATCCGCGTCGATCCCGGCTTCCTCCGCCGGGTTGCGCTTCTGATGGGCGGCCTCCATCCGGGCGAAGATGCTGCCGATCACCTTGAGGTCGGTGTCAGACCCCAGCTTCGCCGCGCGCTCGGCCGCCAACCCTTCCATGTCGCGCCGGAAGGTAAGGTAGTCGAAGACGGCTTCTTCGTGCGTGCGGAACAGCTTCACCAGCGAGTCCGAAAAGGCGGAGCCGAGCACGTCGGCGACGTAGACGCCGGCCCCCGCCCGGCTGGCGAGCAGGCCGTCGTCCTGCAACTCTGCCAGCGCCTCCCGCAGCGACGGCCGCGAGACGCCGAGCCGCTCCGCCAGGTCGCGCTCCGGGGGGAGCCGCTCACCGGGACGCAGGATGCCGCGCAGGATCAGCAGCTCGATCTGGCGCACGACCCCGCGGGACAGTTTCTCGGCGCTGACTTTCTCGAATGGCATGGTCGTCCCTTTGAAATTGGTCAGAGGATATGACCGCACCCCGGCACCGGCAACCGGCGGAAGGTCATTGATCCGGTCCTCCCGGCTTGGCACCATCCGCGCGAGGTCGCCCGGAGAGTTCCCATGCCGTTGAGCCGATTTATTGCGATGACCCTTGTCGCGTTTGCGCCCGCCACTGTCGCGGCGCAGGACCGCTGCGACCCCGAGGCGATCGTGTCCATGGCCGATGACATTCTCGCGCTGCGCAGCGAGATCGAGGGCGTTTCCGCCCGCCGCGGCGCGACCACGGCCGCCTACCTGAAAATCCGCTACGACGAGATGTCCGACGACGCGGCGCAGGAGATGCTGGCGGAGCTTGAAGCAAGCGACCTCGTCGAGGCACCGATCCTCGCGCAGGCGCTCGCGGTCACGCGGGACGGACCCCGCGACGGCCTGGCCCGGTTCGGGGATCCGATCGAGCTGCTGACGGCGGCGCAGCCGTCGGTGAAGCGGGCGGCGCTCGCCTATGACGACGGGGCCGAGTATTTCGAGATGGTCGCGGAGATCCGCGCCGACCCCGCGCTGAACGAGACCTTCAACAGGACCGACTATTCCGGACTGCGCACCGCGTCGCTGGTCTACGACCTCGACGACGCGCGACGTCAGGCCATCGCCAAGCAGGCGGAGGCGTCGGGCGAACTGGTCACCGCGCTGCACCTCTATGCGTCACTCGCAGACCGCGCACCGTTCGACGACTTCCTCGACCGGCAAGCGGACAACGAGGCGATGGGCGTCTTCGGCACGCCGATGGCGATCCGCACGTCGCTCGTCGATGTCCTGCGCGGGCCCGAGCCGCTGCTTGCCTCCCCAGATGCTTCGGAGGAGGAACAGTCCCGCTACGCGATGGAGCGCGCCGTCATCCGCGCCGCGATGCTGACCCCTGAAGCCAGCTATCTCACCACGCTCTACAACCAGTCGGGAGAGCTCGAGGCGGTGAACGAGGCCGCGACGGCTTACCTCGACGCGCTGGAAGCGGGAGAGATCGACGGAGCCGAGGATGCGTGGCTCACTCAGCTCGACGCCCTGATCGAGGCGCAGAGCTCCGACTGGGCCTACAACCTGCTTCGTGCCTTCCAGTTTCCGCCCGGAGAGATCCGCCATTACGCAGGGTTCGCGTCCGACACGCTGGACTACGCCCGCGCCGCGCGTCAGGCGACCGCGCCGCTGTCGGGCGAGGAAGTGCAGGCCCCCGATTTGCTGTCCGAAACCGAACAATGGTCCGACTGGCTCACCGCGGTCGGCATCGCGTTCGAGCGGTCCGAGCCTGCGGATCAGGACGAAGGCCGCCGCGTCGTCGAACTGCTGTTCGACAGCGGACAGGTGACCGAAGCGATGGATTACGCGGAAGCCCACCTAGACCCGGAGACGCGCTGGCCGGTCCTGCGCGACCTGCTGGTGCGCTACGACCTGCAGTGTGACGGCCATACGGCCTATCCGGGCGGGTCACTTCTGACGGGGGGGCGTGTGCTCTACCGGTTCTGACCGGCAGGGCGGGGGTGGAGAAGGCCCGGGGCGGGCCCTCTCCCATCGTCAAGTCAGCTTGCCGGCGGGTTGATGATGATCTCGACCCGGCGGTTCTGGGCGCGGCCCTCTTCCGTCAGGTTGGTCGCGATCGGCTCATCCTCGCCACGGCCCACGGTGTTGATCCGGCCCGGCGCGACGCCATTGGTGACGAGCGACGCGGTCACCGCCTGCGCACGGTTGCGGGACAGGTTCTGGTTGTAGGCCGCTTCGCCGGTGTTGTCGGTGTGACCGATCACCGTGACCGATGTGGACGGATACTGGTTCAGGTTCCGCGCCAGCGCGGCGAGGTCGGATTGCAGCGCACCGCTCAGCGTGGCGCTGTCTGTGGCGAACAGGATGTCCTGCGGAAGGGTCACGACGAGGTTGCTGCCGGTGTTCTCGACGCCCACGTTTCCGCCGAGCTGCTGGCGCAGTTCCGCTTCCTGCCGGTCGAGCGAATAGCCCACACCGGCCCCGATCGCGCCGCCGACCAGCGCACCGGTCGCGATGGCACGGTTGCGGTCCGCGGGATCGTCACCGGCAGTCGCGGCGCCGATCAGCGCACCGAGCGCCGCACCACCGGCGGCGCCGGTCTGCGTGTTGCGGTTGGGGTTATTCTCGTCGCGCATGTCCGAGCAGGCGGTCACTGCCATCAGCGCAACAAGGCTGAGCGCGACGGGGGTACGGTTGATATTCATTGAAATGGCTTCCTGTCCTTGAACGGGCTCTGCTGCCCCTGCGGCGTTCATATCCACTGGTTCCCGCTGATATCCAATATCAGCCGGCCTCTTGGCAAAACTCCGCCAATCGCCGTCAGGTTCCGTGTCGTCACAGTCCGGTACGGGCGCTTTCCCAGGCGAGGATGGCACGCTTGACCGGCGCACCCCAGTGGTATTCGCCAAGTTCGCCCGATTTCCGCAGCACCCGGTGGCAGGGGATCAGGAAGCTGACCGGATTGCGCCCGACGGCGGTACCCACGGCACGAACGGCCTTGGGGTTGCCGACGGCGTGGGCGAGCTCTGAATAGGTCGTGACGTGACCGGAAGGGATCCGCAGCAGCGCTTCCCAGACCTTGATCTGCAAGGGCCGACCCGACAGCAGGATCGGCACTTCGCCCGCGCCGATTCCGAACGCCGTCTCGGCCCACGCGCGAAGTGCAGTGGGATCCTCGACATAGGTCGCGTCGGGCCAGCGGGCGACGAGGTCGGCCATCGCTGGCTCCGGCCCGGTCTCGGCGGCGAAGGCGATGCCGCAGATCCCGCGGTCCGTGCCCATGACGAGCGCCGGGCCGAACGGGCTTTCGAACCAGCCCCAGCGGATCGTCAGCCCCTCCGCGCCGCGCGCATAGTCGCCGGGACTCATGGCTTCCCACCGGATGAACAGGTCATGAAGCCGCCCGCTGCCCGACAGCCCGACCGAAGCCGAGGTCTCCAGCGTCGAGAACCGCTCCTTCAGCAACGTTCGCGCATGGCCGAGCGCGAGATACTGCTGGTAGCGCTTGGGCGAGACACCGACCCATTGCGAGAAGATGCGCTGGAAGTGCGCCGGGCTCATCTTCATCGCATCCGACAAGCGGTCGAGCGACATCGGCTCTGGCGCTTCGTTGATCAGCTCGATCGCGCGGGCGATCACGTGGTAGTGGTATCGGTCGGACTGTTCCATGCCGCAAACATAGGCGCCGCCCCACGGTCGAGCGACCCGTATCCTGCGCCTTTGCGCCACGACGCTTGCGGCCCCGCCTGCCTGCGGTCATACCCGGAACCCGATGGCCAAGCAGCTCGACTACCTCACCCTTCGCGAGATCTTCGCGCGCTTCCACGATGCGGAGCCCGAACCCAAGGGTGAGCTCGAGCACGTCAACGCCTTCACGCTGGTGGTTGCTGTCGCGCTCTCCGCGCAGGCGACGGACGCGGGCGTGAACAAGGCGACGAAAGAGCTCTTCAAGGTGGCGGACACGCCGCAGAAGATGCTCGATCTTGGCGAAGAGGGTCTGACCGAGCACATCAAGACGATCGGCCTGTTCCGCCAGAAGGCGAAGAACGTGATGAAGCTGTCGCGCATCCTCGTCGAGACCTATGGCGGCGAAGTGCCGAATTCTCGCGCGGCGCTCGTGTCGCTGCCGGGGGTGGGGCGCAAGACGGCGAATGTCGTTCTGAACATGTGGTGGCATCACCCCGCGCAGGCGGTCGACACTCACATCTTCCGCGTCGGCAACCGCACCGGCATCGCGCCCGGCAAGGATGTCGAGGCCGTGGAGCGTGCGATCGAGGACCACGTCCCCGCCGACTACCAGCTGCATGCCCATCACTGGCTGATCCTGCACGGCCGCTACATCTGCGTCGCCCGCAAGCCGAAGTGCGGCGCCTGCATCATCCGCGAATTCTGTCAATACGAGGACAAGACCGCATGAAGAAGTTCAAGGTTGTCGGCATCGGCAACGCCATTGTCGACGTGCTTTGCCAAACCCCGGACGGCACGCTCTCCGAGCTCGGCATCGAGAAGGGCATCATGCAGCTGATCGAGCGCGACCGCGCGGAATCCCTCTACGGAGAGATGGCCGAGCGGGTTCAGGCGCCGGGCGGCTCGGTCGCCAACACGATGGCCGGCCTCGGTGCGCTCGGCCTCAAGACCGGTTTCATCGGGCGCGTCCGCGACGATGCGCTCGGCAGGTTCTACGCCGAATCCTTCACCTCGCAGGGGTCGGAGTTCGTGAACGCCCCGGTCCCGGAAGGTGAATTGCCGACCTCGCGCTGCATGATCTTCGTCACGCCCGACGGCGAGCGGTCGATGAACACCTACCTCGGCATCAGCTCCGAAGTCGGGCCGGACGACGTGTCCGACGACGTGGCGGGCGAAGCCGAGATCCTGTTCCTCGAGGGCTATCTTTACGACAAGCCGAAGGGGAAAGAGGCTTTCGACCGTGCCGCCAAGGTCTGCCGTGATGCTGGTGGCCGCGCCGGCATCTCGCTGTCCGATCCGTTCTGCTGTGACCGTCACCGCCCGGACTTCCAGCGCCTCGTGACGCAGCTCGACTACGTGATCGGCAACGAGCACGAGTGGGAAGCGCTGTACGACACCAACCTCGACAGCGCGCTCGACCGCGCGGCGAAGGAATGTCGCCTGGTGGTCTGCACCCGGTCCGGCAAGGATGTGGTGCTGATCCGCGGCGAGGAGCGTGTGACCGTCCCGGTCGAGCGCATCACGCCGGTCGATGCGACCGGCGCGGGCGACCAGTTCGCCGCCGGCTTCCTCTACGGTCTGTCGATGGATCTGCCGCTCGAGACCTGCGGCCGGATGGGCGTCATCGCCGGGCGCGAAGTCATCGGCCACATGGGGCCGCGTCCGGAACAGGACGTCATGGCACTCTTCAACGAGGCCGGTCTGGTCTAGCGCCGGCCCGCCCGTCTTCGGGCGTCAAATATTCCGGGGGAGTCGCCGCAGGCGACGGGGGCAGAGCCCCCCGACCGGCCCGGCCGTCAGGCCGGGCACGACCTGCGCGGCGTAGCCGCACCGCGAGGTCAGCGCGGTTACTCGCCCAGCTTCGCGTGCACTTCGGCCAGGTCGACCTCGCCCGTGGGCATCTTGTTCCCAGGGTTCTCGAAGTCGTATTTGAAGAGATTGAAGTCTTTCTTGTAGATCTCGTAGACGAGATGCATCGACAGGTCGTCGAAATAATCCTCGACCGGGTGGGCGCGCTTCGGCCCGTGTCCCTCGCTCTCGTTGAAGCGGGGAATGGTCGTGAGATCGACCGAATGCGCCGTGTCGATATTGTCGAGCACCGTCTGCATCCCGTCGTTGAACGCTTCCGTCCAGAAGATGTGGTCGTAGGTCCCGCCGTTCACGATGAAGGTCGAGATATGTCCCGACATCGCGGACCAGTGGATGTCCGGCTCCATCGGGCGGCGCCAGCGGATGGTGTCGCGGGCGAACAGCAGGAAGCGGCGGAAGCTCTTGATCTGGTCGAACTCGAAGCCGTTCTCGGGATCCCCGACCTCGATCCCGTATTTCTGGATCAGGAGCGGCACGAGGTTGCCGCGGTAGCGCTTGCCGTTGCGCTGGATGCCGCAGATCTTGTCGAAGAAGGACGACAGGATCCGAGTGTAGGGATTGCGCACGCAGGTGAAGGCGTAGCTTTTGTGGTTCTTGACGTTCGCGGTGATGACCGGCTGGCTGTCGTCCATCGACCACTTGTGCATTCCCGCCTGCGCATCGTGGATGTCGCCGTCGAAGAATTCACCATGGTCGGAATAGTACATGATCTGCCCGATCGTCGAGCAGGCACACTTCGGCACCACCCGATAGACCACGCTTTCGCTTTCCGTCATCCAGGTTCCGGGGAAACCCATACGCCCTTGCCTCCAGCTTGATGCCCGGGGCATTCTGTCTGCCGCAAGCGCAGGACCCCTTTGACATAGATTCGCAAACAAACCCTGTTTATTCAACGCCTCTTCACGTTATTAGGGTGAGAGGGGGGCAATGGTGAGGCGAACGGGCATCCGGACATGGCGAACATTGCCTTCATATTGCTCTGCCACAAGAATCCCGAAGGTGTCATCCAGCAGGCGCGCCAGCTGACGGCGGTCGGCGACTACATCTCGATCCACTTCGACGCCAGCGCCCCGAAAGAGGCGTTCAACCGGATCAAGTCCGGTCTCGCCGACAATCCCAACGTCACCTTCGCCCGCAAGCGCATCAAGTGCGGCTGGGGGGAGTGGAGCCTCGTCCAGGCCACGCTCTACGCACTCGAAGCGGCGGAGAAGGCGTTTCCGCGGGCCACCCATTTCTACATGGTTTCGGGCGACTGCATGGCGACGAAGTCGGCGGCCTACGCCCACAGGTTCCTCGACGACAACGACGTCGACTTCATCGAGAGCTTCGATTTCTTTGAATCCGACTGGATCAAGACCGGCATCAAGGAAGAGCGGCTGATCTATCGCCACTACTTCAACGAGCGGACGCAGAAGTGGCTGTTCTACCAGTCCTTCTGGATGCAACGCCGGCTCGGCCTGAAGCGGGAGGTCCCCGCCGACATCCAGGTGATGATCGGCAGCCAATGGTGGTGCCTGCGCCGCCGCACGGTGGAGTGGATCCTCGACTTCACCCGGCAGCGGCGCGACGTGATGCGCTTCTTCGCCACGACCTGGATTCCGGACGAGACATTCTTCCAGACGCTGGTCCGTCACCTCATCCCGGAGGAGGAGATCCGCACCCGCACGCTGACCTTCCTGATGTTCAGCGATTACGGGATGCCGGTCACCTTCTACAACGACCATTACGACCTGCTGCTCAGCCAGGATTCCCTGTTCGCGCGCAAGATCAGTCCCGAAGCGCGGGACCTGCGCCAGCGGCTCGGCCAGCTTTACGCGTCCGACCGCGAGGACTTCCAGATCTCGAACGAGGGCAACCAGCTCTTCAAGTTCCTCACCGGGCGTGGCCGGATCGGCCGCCGCTTCGCCCCCCGCTTCTGGGAGACCGAGACCTCGCTCGGCCGCGACAAGGAACTGCTGATCGTCGCCTGCAAGAAGTGGCACGTCGCCAAGCGGTTGCTCGGCTCGATCAAGCACCACACCAACATTCCCGCGATCGAATACCTGTTCAACGAGGCCGATACCTGGTTGCCCGACCTCGGCGGCATCCAGGCGTCGCTCGGGAAGCGGACACGCCACCGCCGGGCGCTGATGCGGATGCTGTTCGACTACTTCGATACCGACCGGCTGATCATCTGTCTCGATACCGCGTCGATCGACCTGATGAACGACTTCTACTCGGACCGTGCCTCGACCCGGCTGCTCGAGATCGAGTGCGAGTTCTCGGACGAGTACCTCGTCGGCCACGCCAAGCGGGTTGGCCTCGCCGGGGCCGAAAGCAGCCAGGAGACGATCGACCGGCTGTTGCCGACGATCCGCTACGATGTCACCTATGAGCGCGAGCGTATCCGCGACGCCAACTATCCGAACCACTGGCGCATCCGCGAGCGCGCCCCGACCGAACAGAACGTGGAGCCGATTGCCAACTTCCTCACCGTGGGTGAAGAAACGGCGCGAGGGATCGCCAACACCGCGCACCTGTTCGTGGACTGAAAGGCAAGAGATGAACTTCGATTACGATCCAGAGAATATCTTCGCCAAGATCCTGAACGGCGACATTCCCTGCGAGAAGGTTCTGGAAAGCGCGCACTCGCTGGCGTTCCGGGACATCCGCCCGCAAGCGCCGACGCATGTGCTGGTGATCCCGAAGGGCCCCTACATGTCCGCCGACCACTTCTGCCAGTGGGCGTCCGAAGCGGAGATCGTCGACTTCATGCGCACCGTCGGCAAGATCTGCGAGGCCGAGGGGGTCGAGGACGGCTTCCGCCTGATCGCCAACGCGCGGGACCATGGCGTGCAGGAGGTCCCGCACTTCCATGTCCATATCCTCGCCGGTCGGCCGCTCGGCCGGATGCTCGACCCGGCCTGACCGTCAGCCCTTGCGGAGCGCCGGCGCGACTTTCGTGCCGAGCGTCTCGATCGCCTTCAGCATCTCTGCGTGGTCGATGATCCCGATCGCCATCTGGATCGTCACCCGGTCGAAGCCGAGGTCGTCCTTCAGGCCGAGTATCTTGTCGACGAGCTGCGACGGGTCGCCGACGAACATCGCGCCCTCGCGCGACATCGATTCATCGAACTGCGCCCGACTTTGCGGGCCCCAGCCACGCTCGCGGCCGATCTGGTCCATCACCTGCTTCTGGGCGGGGAAGAAGATGTCCGCCGCCTGCCTGGCGTCCTCGTGGACGAAGCCGTGGACGTTGAGCGAGACGCGCGGCGCGTGCTTGGGCTCCGACTGGGCGAAAGCCTGGCGGTAGAGGTCTGCCAGCGGCGCGAACCGGCGAGGCTGCCCGCCGATGATCGCCAGCGCCAGCGGCGCGCCGAGCGCGCCGGCCCGGATCATCGAGTTCGGCGTCCCACCCGCGGCGATCCAGATCGGCAATTGGCCGTTCACCGGACGCGGATAGACGCCCAGACCCTCTACCGCCTGGGTGTGTGTCGTGCCCGGCCAGCTCAGCTTCTCGCGCTCGTTGATCTGCATGAGCATCGCCAGCTTTTCCTCGAACAGCTCGTTGTAGTCGTCGAGGGCGTATCCGAAGAGCGGAAAGCTCTCGATGAAGCTGCCGCGGCCCACCATCAGCTCGGCGCGACCGTCGGTCAGGTTGTCGAGAGTCGCGTACTGCTGGAACACGCGGACAGGGTCGTCCGAGCTCAAAACCGACACGGCGGAGCTCAGCCGGATGGACTTCGTCGTTCGTGCGGCACCGGCCAGCGCCATCGCGGGTGAGCTGATGGCGTAGTTCGGGCGGTGGTGTTCACCGAGGCCGAAGATGTCGAGCCCGACCTGATCGGCCAGCTCGATCTCTTCCATCAGATTGGTGAACCGCTGATGCGCGTCGACCGTCTTGCCCGTAACCGGGTCCGTGCCGACATCGCCGAATGTGTAGAGTCCGACTTCCATGTTCGCCTCCTGTGCTGAGGCCGACATAATCGGCACGGCGCGCTCTTGTCAGTTGCGCTGCCGCACATCGTCCCTGCGGATGTCAGGGAAGCGGGAGGATGAAGGTCTCGTCCGCCCAGCCATCCACGTTGCAGCTCGCGCGGATCACGACCTCCGTCATGTCCTCGGGAATCGCGACGCCCGACAGGGATCGGGTGAACGGCTGCTCGTTGACATGCGGGTGGAGAAGCTCCCGCGTGCCGAGCACCTCGCCGTCCGGGGTCTCGACCCGCCAGGCGTCGGCGTAGTGCTCCTCTCCCGTGTCGGGGTGGGTGAGCGTGACGTCGAAGGTCCAGCTGCCATCCGCGAGCGACGCTTCGACCGGTCCGATATCGGGGGCGTCGGCGATGGCGGGGGAGGCGAGCAGGGCGAGAGCGATGATCCGTTTCATGCGCATGGAGATAGCGTCAGAACCGGCGCGATCCACTCAACGCATGAGGATGTCGCGCGGGATCGAGGCGAACTCCCGGCTCCAGACGACCCACAGTGTCACGCATGTGGCGATGATCAGCGGGATCGGCCCGAGGATCCACGCCAGGCTGCCGAGCGCGAAATACATCGCACGAAGCCCCCGGTTGAAGTTCACGGCGGCCCGGATGTTCAGCTCTCCCGCGCGACGGGCGCGGTCCATCGCATCCTCGCCGACCTCGTGGTCTTCGCCGAGGTTCGCCACGGACGCCATCACGACGGCGCAATACCCGAACACCCGGTTCGCCCAGACGAAGCGCAGGAAGGCGGCGGTGAGGAACAGCACCACCACCAGCAGCTTGATCTGCCAGAAGAACTGCGACCGATGTTCGGCCGTCAGTTCTTCGGCGATACCGGTCAGCGGATCGGTGTTGCCGACCAGCGCCAGCACGCCGCCGATGGCGAGGATGCAGGTCGAGGCGAAGAAGCTCGTCCCCTGCCGCAGCGTGGCGAGGATCTGACTGTCGAAGATCCGCACGTCCCGTGCGGCGAAGGCGACCAGCCAGTCGCGCCGGTACTGCGCCATCAGCTTGGTCACCGAGACCCGGCGCTTCGGCGGATGTTCGATGTGCCAGCCGATCAGCATGGCCGAGACGAAGAGGAAGGCGAGCGCCCCGAGGTCCCAGACGGAGAGGAGGGAGAGGACCTCGCCCCAGCTCATCAGAACGGCCGGAAGACCACGGCCCAGAGGATGCCGATCACGGCAAGGACCGAGAGTTCGTTGAAGATGCGCAGGTACGTGTCGGACTCCCCGAACTTCCCGCGCCGGGCGCGCAGGACCAGCCGCCCGGTCCAGACATAATGGGCGACCAGCAGCGCCACGAGCGCGACCTTCAGGTACAGCCATCCCGGCCAGCCGATCCAGAAGCCGAGCGCCGTGCCGGTGATGATCGCGATCACGCCGAGACCGGCGGAGAACCGGTAGAGACGGATGGTCAGGTCGCCGGTCGGCCCGAACTCGCCCAAACGTGCATATTCACGCTTCCAGTAGATCAGCGCGCGCGGCACCGCGAAGATACCCGTCATCCAGCCGAGGACGCAGAGCAGGTGTATGACCTTGATCCAGTTCATGGGGTCCAGTCTGTGCCCTTTGACGGACGCGGCGACAAGACGGATGATGCGGCAGGCGCAAGACCGGAACAACCTGTCGCAATTGCATGTCGCATAAATTGGTAATAAGATTTTACCAATCTGTTGGAGGACCCTCATGGAGATGCCTGTACCGAACGCCGCCCTGCTGGCGAAGAAGGCCGAGGTCGTGGCCCGGCTGCAGGCGGTTCTGCCCGAGGGCTCCGTGATCCATGACCCGGCCGAGACGCGCGCCTACGAGTGCGACGCGCTCACCGCCTACCGCTGCCCGCCGCTCTGCGCCGTGCTGCCCGGCTCGACCGAAGACGTCGCGGCGGTGCTGAAGGTCTGCTCCGAAGAGGGTGTGCCGGTGGTGCCGCGCGGGTCGGGCACGTCGCTCGCCGGCGGCGCGCTGCCGACGGAGGATTGCGTGATCCTCGGCGTGGCGCGGCTGAACGCGGTGCTCGAGACGGACTACGACAATCGCTTCATCAAGGTGCAGACCGGGCGGACCAACCTCTCCGTTACTGGTGCGGTGGAGGCCGACGGCTTCTTCTACGCGCCCGACCCGTCGTCGCAGCTGGCCTGCGCCATTGCTGGAAATATCGCGATGAACTCCGGCGGTGCGCATTGCCTGAAATACGGCGTGACGACGAACAACCTGCTCGGCGTGACGATGGTGCTGATGGATGGTACCGTCGTCGAGCTGGGCGGTGAGCACATGGATGCCGGCGGTCTCGACCTGCTCGGCGTGGTCTGCGGCAGCGAAGGGCAGCTCGGCGTCGTCACGGAGGCGACGCTGCGCATCGTGCCCAAGCCCGAGGGCGCGAAGCCGGTCCTGATGGGCTTCGCCAGCAACGAGGTCGCTGGCGCCTGCGTCAGCGACATCATCCGCGCCGGTGTGCTGCCGGTGGCCATCGAGTTCATGGATCGCCCCTGCATCCGCGCCTGCGAGGCGTTCGCCAGCGCCGGCTACCCCGATTGCGAGGCGCTGCTGATCGTGGAGGTCGAAGGCTCGGATGACGAGATCGCCGAACAGCTCGGCACCATTCTCGCCATCGCCCGCAGTCACGACCCGGTCGAGCTGCGCGAGGCGGCGGACGCGGACGAGGCGGCGCGCATCTGGCTGGGCCGCAAGTCGGCCTTCGGTGCGATGGGGCAGATCAACGACTACATCTGCCTCGACGGCACGATCCCCGTTTCGCGCCTGCCCGAGGTGCTCGGCGGCATCCGAGAGCTGTCGGAGAAATACGGGCTCGAGGTCGCCAACGTCTTCCATGCGGGCGACGGCAACATGCACCCGCTGATCCTGTTCAACGCGAATGCCGACGGTGAGCTCGCCAAGGCCGAAGAGATGGGGGCAGAGATCCTGACGCTCTGCGTCGAGGTCGGTGGCTGCCTGACCGGAGAGCATGGCGTCGGCGTGGAGAAGCGCGACCTGATGCTGGTGCAATACGATCCTGCCGATCTCGAAGCGCAGATGGCGGTGAAGGATGTGTTCGACCCGCAATGGCTGCTGAACCCGGCAAAGGTGTTCCCGCTGGCCTCGTCTGACGCCCGGCGGATGGCGGCCGAATGAGGGGGCTCTGCCCCCGATCGCCGGCGGCGATCTCCCCCGGAATATTTGGAGCCCGAAGAAGACCATGAGACCTGCAAGCGAAGCGGAACTGTCGGCCCTGCTGGCCGAGGCAAACAGGCCCCTGCAGGTGCGCGGCGGCGGCACGCGCGGCATGACGTCGGGCGAGGGCGATGTCATCGAGACCGGCGGTCTGAGTGGCGTCACCCTTTATGAACCGGGCGCGCTGACGCTGGTGGTAAAGGCCGGTACGCCGCTGGAGGACGTCGAAGCCACGCTCGCCGCCGAGAACCAGTGTCTTGCCTTTGAGCCGATGGACCACCGGGCGCTGCTCGGCACCGACGGCGCGCCGACCATCGGCGGTGTCGTGGCAGCCAACATCTCGGGCCCGCGCCGCGTGCAGG harbors:
- a CDS encoding F0F1 ATP synthase subunit B; its protein translation is MKKLLTATTVATLAASPAFAAGDAFFSLRNTDFVVLIAFIIFIAILIYFNVPSMVTKMLDQRAENIGKELDEAKALREEAQSLLASYERKQKEVQEQADRIVENARAEATRAADQAKEDIRASVARRLAAAEDQIASAQASAVKEVRDEAVTVAIGAAREVIAKQMTASDANKLIDKGIADAGSKLH
- a CDS encoding FadR/GntR family transcriptional regulator — protein: MPFEKVSAEKLSRGVVRQIELLILRGILRPGERLPPERDLAERLGVSRPSLREALAELQDDGLLASRAGAGVYVADVLGSAFSDSLVKLFRTHEEAVFDYLTFRRDMEGLAAERAAKLGSDTDLKVIGSIFARMEAAHQKRNPAEEAGIDADFHLSIIEASHNVVMLHMMRSMYQLLREGVFYNRSIMFRQRTTRDQLLDQHRAINDALQARDPEGARRAVEAHLGFVEQALRDQQKAERNEEIARKRYEHEAGRS
- a CDS encoding OmpA family protein encodes the protein MNINRTPVALSLVALMAVTACSDMRDENNPNRNTQTGAAGGAALGALIGAATAGDDPADRNRAIATGALVGGAIGAGVGYSLDRQEAELRQQLGGNVGVENTGSNLVVTLPQDILFATDSATLSGALQSDLAALARNLNQYPSTSVTVIGHTDNTGEAAYNQNLSRNRAQAVTASLVTNGVAPGRINTVGRGEDEPIATNLTEEGRAQNRRVEIIINPPAS
- a CDS encoding methylated-DNA--[protein]-cysteine S-methyltransferase; the encoded protein is MEQSDRYHYHVIARAIELINEAPEPMSLDRLSDAMKMSPAHFQRIFSQWVGVSPKRYQQYLALGHARTLLKERFSTLETSASVGLSGSGRLHDLFIRWEAMSPGDYARGAEGLTIRWGWFESPFGPALVMGTDRGICGIAFAAETGPEPAMADLVARWPDATYVEDPTALRAWAETAFGIGAGEVPILLSGRPLQIKVWEALLRIPSGHVTTYSELAHAVGNPKAVRAVGTAVGRNPVSFLIPCHRVLRKSGELGEYHWGAPVKRAILAWESARTGL
- the nth gene encoding endonuclease III; amino-acid sequence: MAKQLDYLTLREIFARFHDAEPEPKGELEHVNAFTLVVAVALSAQATDAGVNKATKELFKVADTPQKMLDLGEEGLTEHIKTIGLFRQKAKNVMKLSRILVETYGGEVPNSRAALVSLPGVGRKTANVVLNMWWHHPAQAVDTHIFRVGNRTGIAPGKDVEAVERAIEDHVPADYQLHAHHWLILHGRYICVARKPKCGACIIREFCQYEDKTA
- a CDS encoding adenosine kinase codes for the protein MKKFKVVGIGNAIVDVLCQTPDGTLSELGIEKGIMQLIERDRAESLYGEMAERVQAPGGSVANTMAGLGALGLKTGFIGRVRDDALGRFYAESFTSQGSEFVNAPVPEGELPTSRCMIFVTPDGERSMNTYLGISSEVGPDDVSDDVAGEAEILFLEGYLYDKPKGKEAFDRAAKVCRDAGGRAGISLSDPFCCDRHRPDFQRLVTQLDYVIGNEHEWEALYDTNLDSALDRAAKECRLVVCTRSGKDVVLIRGEERVTVPVERITPVDATGAGDQFAAGFLYGLSMDLPLETCGRMGVIAGREVIGHMGPRPEQDVMALFNEAGLV
- a CDS encoding sulfotransferase family protein, with product MGFPGTWMTESESVVYRVVPKCACSTIGQIMYYSDHGEFFDGDIHDAQAGMHKWSMDDSQPVITANVKNHKSYAFTCVRNPYTRILSSFFDKICGIQRNGKRYRGNLVPLLIQKYGIEVGDPENGFEFDQIKSFRRFLLFARDTIRWRRPMEPDIHWSAMSGHISTFIVNGGTYDHIFWTEAFNDGMQTVLDNIDTAHSVDLTTIPRFNESEGHGPKRAHPVEDYFDDLSMHLVYEIYKKDFNLFKYDFENPGNKMPTGEVDLAEVHAKLGE